The genomic region GCAGGGGCGTTGCTGGGGGCGGCGGGGGTGTGAGCGCGAGCGTCGGAATGTGCCGGTCCAGCGGACGACGCGTTGGCGGAGATCGCCAATAAGCAAGCGCGTACCCCCGGTAATACTTGTGGGTAACAACGTCTAGCCGCGGCCCACCAGCGGTTCTACGGTGCACCCATGCCGAACCTGCCCGATGTCGTGCTGTGGTCGATACCCGCGTTTGTGCTGCTCACCGTTGTGGAGGTGGTGAGTGTCCGGATCCATCCGGATGAGGACGCCGCGGGGTACGAGACGAAGGACGCCGCCACGAGTGTCGGCATGGGACTGGGGAGTCTGGCCTTCGACCTGCTGTGGAAGATCCCGATCGTCGCCGTCTACACAGCCATATATGAGCTGACACCACTGCGGGTGCCTGTCCTGTGGTGGACCGTGCCACTGATGTTGCTGGCGCAGGACTTCTTCTACTACTGGTCGCATCGCGGGCATCACGTGATCCGGATCCTCTGGGCCTGTCACGTCGTGCACCACTCCAGCCGGAAGTTCAACCTCACCACCGCGCTGCGCCAGCCCTGGACCACATGGACCGTGTGGCCGTTCTACGTCCCGCTCATCGCCCTCGGTGTCCATCCGGCCGCGCTCGCGTTCTGCTCGTCCGCGAACCTCGTCTACCAGTTCTGGATCCACACCGAGCGCATCGACAAGCTGCCCCGGGCCTTCGAGTTCGTCTTCAACACGCCCTCGCACCACCGGGTCCACCACGCCTCCCAGGGCGGCTATCTGGACCGGAACTTCGGCGGGATCCTGATCGTCTGGGACCGGCTCTTCGGCTCGTTCGTCCCGGAGACCGAGCGGCCGGTGTACGGACTGACCAAGAACATCGACACGTACAACCCGCTCCGGGTCGCCACGCACGAGTACGCGGCCATCGCCAGGGACCTGCGAGCGGCGGGGAGTTGGCGGGAGCGCGCCGGGCGGGTGTTCCGCGGGCCGGGCTGGCAGCCGGTGCCGGCCGAGACCGAGAAGGCCCCGGTCACGGAGCCCGTCGCGTGAAATCACCCCACGCGCGCGTGCCGCTCGTTGCCTTCGGCCTGGCGGCGGTCGGGGATCTCGTCTCCCTGGCCGCCGGGTACGAGACCGGCCACGCGGCGGCCAAGCCCCTCCTGATGCCCCTGCTCGCCGCCTACGCGCGCGCGTGCGGCGCGCCCCGGCTCCTCGTCGTAGCCCTGCTCTTCGGATGGGGCGGAGACGTCCTGCTCCTGTTCGACGCCGAACCGGCCTTCCTCGCCGGGATGGCGTCCTTCGCGGCGGGCCATGTCTGCTACCTGCTGCTCTTCGGAAGGACGACGGCACTCTTCGGGAAGACCTCCGGACTCTTCGGAAAGACCTCCGCACCCTTCGGGAAACACCCTCCACGCGCGCGTGCCACATGGCTCACGGCCGCCGCGTACGCCCTCGCCCTCGTCGCCACCGTCGCGCTCCTGTGGCCGGGGCTCCCCGCCGACCTCCGCGTCCCCGTCGCCGGCTACAGCCTGCTGCTCACCGCGATGGCGTACGGGGCCACGAGGCTCGGGCTTCTCGCGGGCGTCGGCGGTGCGCTGTTCATGCTGTCGGACACCCTCATCGCGACCGGCGTCGCCGACTGGCCGCAGCTTCCGCGCCCCGACCTCTGGATCATGCTCACCTACCTCGCGGCGCAGTTTCTGCTGGCCAGGGGAGTGCTCGGGGTGCCAGGCGGGCAGGCCGCGCCCCCGGCGGCGTACCGGGAGAGCCGCACTCTCGCCACCTGACCGGCAGCGAGTGTGCCGGTCACCACCTGATCGGCACCGGCAGTGCAGTGAGCACCGCCGAGACCGCGACCACCGCGCCCAGGACCACGACCTCCGCGCGCGCGGGGGAGTGGGCGGTGAGCGGGTCGGCCGCCCGGCGCAGGCGGTGCCTGGCCCACAGGGCGAGGGCGGCGACGGCGACCACGAGGAG from Streptomyces sp. NBC_00878 harbors:
- a CDS encoding sterol desaturase family protein — protein: MPNLPDVVLWSIPAFVLLTVVEVVSVRIHPDEDAAGYETKDAATSVGMGLGSLAFDLLWKIPIVAVYTAIYELTPLRVPVLWWTVPLMLLAQDFFYYWSHRGHHVIRILWACHVVHHSSRKFNLTTALRQPWTTWTVWPFYVPLIALGVHPAALAFCSSANLVYQFWIHTERIDKLPRAFEFVFNTPSHHRVHHASQGGYLDRNFGGILIVWDRLFGSFVPETERPVYGLTKNIDTYNPLRVATHEYAAIARDLRAAGSWRERAGRVFRGPGWQPVPAETEKAPVTEPVA
- a CDS encoding lysoplasmalogenase: MKSPHARVPLVAFGLAAVGDLVSLAAGYETGHAAAKPLLMPLLAAYARACGAPRLLVVALLFGWGGDVLLLFDAEPAFLAGMASFAAGHVCYLLLFGRTTALFGKTSGLFGKTSAPFGKHPPRARATWLTAAAYALALVATVALLWPGLPADLRVPVAGYSLLLTAMAYGATRLGLLAGVGGALFMLSDTLIATGVADWPQLPRPDLWIMLTYLAAQFLLARGVLGVPGGQAAPPAAYRESRTLAT